One Xiphophorus maculatus strain JP 163 A chromosome 9, X_maculatus-5.0-male, whole genome shotgun sequence DNA segment encodes these proteins:
- the bcl6 gene encoding B-cell lymphoma 6 protein isoform X2 translates to MLLLCQGVNGMRKDGESVVWNHHKQGFQELDKMACAADSCIQFTRHASDVLLNLNRLRSRDILTDVTILVNRQQFRAHKTVLMACSGLFYTIFTDSHKCNLNAISLDPKVDPEGFAILLEFMYTSRLTLKESLIMSIMNTAIYLQMDHVVDTCHRFIKSSDPTAKLPRDEFLVSPLVLPQDVHAYRPHDIVDSLHSRLAPFRDGRPYGTNMFSSVSTPSNYHLYGQFPMPGFPFSLCKLTDAKNAFADLSKSGIHHKHCPPHDSVNGIRADYARALGTGSSGIIHSTTFASREIGRDDEIRKEGHEGQLIGLSSRKRTFPVLTLEHQKDLSKEHGSQAEDDLIHQHYPLGISAGRKSLMSSPQSPLKSDCQPNSPTESSSSKNAGLSHIGGGQVTQGTPDPKARNWKKYKFIVLNQSAKDDEAGLRDPGLRSPQRLSLQPYIHPGDSESLDAQATSKSSDHGEDLPVPQASRLNNIINNALEGSLRNGDTHPPHYLNRLGCSTCGSQSPQHSNVCPNNPRSRLSEDMTELHSEYSDSSCENGTFFCNECDSKFADDEALKQHMLQVHSDKPYKCDRCQAAFRYKGNLASHKTVHTGEKPYRCNICGAQFNRPANLKTHTRIHSGEKPYKCETCGARFVQVAHLRAHVLIHTGEKPYPCEICGTRFRHLQTLKSHLRIHTGEKPYHCEKCNLHFRHKSQLRLHLRQKHGAITNTKIQYRMSTAEIPTDLTKAC, encoded by the exons AACTTGACAAAATGGCTTGTGCAGCAGACAGCTGCATACAGTTCACGCGCCACGCCAGTGATGTCCTCCTTAATCTGAACCGGCTGCGCAGCAGGGACATCCTCACAGATGTTACCATCCTGGTCAACAGACAGCAGTTTCGTGCACACAAGACTGTTCTCATGGCTTGCAG TGGGCTGTTTTACACCATCTTCACTGACTCCCACAAGTGCAACCTTAACGCCATCAGTCTGGACCCAAAGGTGGACCCAGAGGGCTTTGCCATATTGCTGGAGTTCATGTACACTTCCCGTCTCACACTAAAGGAAAGTCTCATCATGTCCATCATGAATACGGCCATCTATCTGCAGATGGACCACGTCGTGGACACTTGCCACAGATTTATCAAATCCAG TGATCCGACTGCCAAGCTGCCCAGAGATGAGTTTCTGGTCAGTCCGTTGGTGTTGCCTCAGGACGTCCACGCGTATCGACCCCATGATATTGTTGACAGCCTGCACAGCCGCCTGGCTCCGTTCAGGGACGGAAGGCCCTATGGCACAAACATGTTCAGCAGCGTCAGCACCCCCAGTAACTACCACCTCTACGGGCAGTTTCCCATGCCGGGATTCCCTTTCTCGCTCTGTAAGCTGACTGATGCCAAAAACGCTTTCGCTGACCTCTCAAAGAGCGGGATCCACCACAAACACTGTCCTCCTCACGACAGCGTCAATGGCATCAGGGCAGACTACGCCAGAGCTCTTGGTACCGGCTCCTCTGGCATTATTCACTCAACCACCTTTGCTTCCAGAGAAATAGGAAGAGACGATGAGATTAGGAAGGAGGGGCACGAGGGCCAGCTCATTGGCCTCAGCTCAAGAAAGCGCACATTCCCTGTGTTGACCCTTGAGCACCAGAAAGACTTGAGCAAAGAGCATGGTTCACAGGCAGAGGACGACCTCATCCATCAGCACTATCCTTTGGGAATCTCTGCCGGGCGCAAGAGTCTCATGAGCAGCCCTCAGAGTCCCCTCAAATCAGACTGCCAGCCCAACTCCCCGACAGAGTCCAGCAGCAGCAAGAACGCCGGCCTCTCCCACATTGGCGGAGGCCAAGTGACGCAAGGTACGCCAGACCCTAAGGCTCGCAACTGGAAGAAGTACAAGTTTATCGTGCTGAACCAAAGCGCGAAAGATGACGAGGCAGGGCTGAGGGATCCCGGGCTCCGCTCCCCGCAGCGCCTCAGCCTGCAGCCCTACATCCACCCTGGCGACTCCGAGAGCCTTGACGCTCAAGCCACGAGTAAGAGCAGCGACCACGGCGAGGACCTACCTGTGCCACAGGCCAGCCGTCTCAACAACATCATCAACAA TGCGCTCGAGGGGTCACTGAGGAACGGCGACACCCACCCTCCCCACTACCTGAACCGCCTCGGCTGCTCCACCTGCGGCTCTCAGTCCCCCCAACACTCCAACGTCTGTCCCAACAACCCCAGGTCACGCCTCTCCGAAGACATGACGGAGCTCCACTCAGAGTATTCAGACTCCAGTTGTG AAAACGGTACGTTCTTCTGTAACGAATGCGACTCCAAGTTTGCCGACGACGAAGCCCTGAAACAGCACATGCTTCAAGTCCACAGCGACAAGCCATACAAGTGTGACCGCTGTCAGGCCGCTTTCCGCTACAAGGGCAACCTCGCCAGCCACAAGACTGTCCACACAG gaGAGAAGCCGTATCGCTGTAACATCTGTGGTGCTCAGTTTAACAGACCAGCTAACCTCAAGACTCACACTCGCATCCACTCAGGGGAGAAGCCATACAAATGTGAGACGTGTGGAGCTCGTTTTGTACAG GTCGCTCATCTTCGTGCCCATGTGTTGATCCACACCGGTGAGAAGCCATACCCATGTGAGATCTGCGGAACACGCTTCCGTCACCTGCAGACGCTGAAAAGCCACCTGCGCATCCACACCGGAGAGAAACCCTACCAT TGTGAAAAATGCAACTTGCACTTCCGCCACAAGAGCCAGCTGCGGCTGCATCTCCGACAGAAGCACGGCGCCATCACCAACACCAAGATCCAGTACCGCATGTCCACAGCAGAAATACCTACCGACCTGACAAAGGCATGCTAG
- the bcl6 gene encoding B-cell lymphoma 6 protein isoform X1, which translates to MMPNAFQQKKAQQMLLLCQGVNGMRKDGESVVWNHHKQGFQELDKMACAADSCIQFTRHASDVLLNLNRLRSRDILTDVTILVNRQQFRAHKTVLMACSGLFYTIFTDSHKCNLNAISLDPKVDPEGFAILLEFMYTSRLTLKESLIMSIMNTAIYLQMDHVVDTCHRFIKSSDPTAKLPRDEFLVSPLVLPQDVHAYRPHDIVDSLHSRLAPFRDGRPYGTNMFSSVSTPSNYHLYGQFPMPGFPFSLCKLTDAKNAFADLSKSGIHHKHCPPHDSVNGIRADYARALGTGSSGIIHSTTFASREIGRDDEIRKEGHEGQLIGLSSRKRTFPVLTLEHQKDLSKEHGSQAEDDLIHQHYPLGISAGRKSLMSSPQSPLKSDCQPNSPTESSSSKNAGLSHIGGGQVTQGTPDPKARNWKKYKFIVLNQSAKDDEAGLRDPGLRSPQRLSLQPYIHPGDSESLDAQATSKSSDHGEDLPVPQASRLNNIINNALEGSLRNGDTHPPHYLNRLGCSTCGSQSPQHSNVCPNNPRSRLSEDMTELHSEYSDSSCENGTFFCNECDSKFADDEALKQHMLQVHSDKPYKCDRCQAAFRYKGNLASHKTVHTGEKPYRCNICGAQFNRPANLKTHTRIHSGEKPYKCETCGARFVQVAHLRAHVLIHTGEKPYPCEICGTRFRHLQTLKSHLRIHTGEKPYHCEKCNLHFRHKSQLRLHLRQKHGAITNTKIQYRMSTAEIPTDLTKAC; encoded by the exons AACTTGACAAAATGGCTTGTGCAGCAGACAGCTGCATACAGTTCACGCGCCACGCCAGTGATGTCCTCCTTAATCTGAACCGGCTGCGCAGCAGGGACATCCTCACAGATGTTACCATCCTGGTCAACAGACAGCAGTTTCGTGCACACAAGACTGTTCTCATGGCTTGCAG TGGGCTGTTTTACACCATCTTCACTGACTCCCACAAGTGCAACCTTAACGCCATCAGTCTGGACCCAAAGGTGGACCCAGAGGGCTTTGCCATATTGCTGGAGTTCATGTACACTTCCCGTCTCACACTAAAGGAAAGTCTCATCATGTCCATCATGAATACGGCCATCTATCTGCAGATGGACCACGTCGTGGACACTTGCCACAGATTTATCAAATCCAG TGATCCGACTGCCAAGCTGCCCAGAGATGAGTTTCTGGTCAGTCCGTTGGTGTTGCCTCAGGACGTCCACGCGTATCGACCCCATGATATTGTTGACAGCCTGCACAGCCGCCTGGCTCCGTTCAGGGACGGAAGGCCCTATGGCACAAACATGTTCAGCAGCGTCAGCACCCCCAGTAACTACCACCTCTACGGGCAGTTTCCCATGCCGGGATTCCCTTTCTCGCTCTGTAAGCTGACTGATGCCAAAAACGCTTTCGCTGACCTCTCAAAGAGCGGGATCCACCACAAACACTGTCCTCCTCACGACAGCGTCAATGGCATCAGGGCAGACTACGCCAGAGCTCTTGGTACCGGCTCCTCTGGCATTATTCACTCAACCACCTTTGCTTCCAGAGAAATAGGAAGAGACGATGAGATTAGGAAGGAGGGGCACGAGGGCCAGCTCATTGGCCTCAGCTCAAGAAAGCGCACATTCCCTGTGTTGACCCTTGAGCACCAGAAAGACTTGAGCAAAGAGCATGGTTCACAGGCAGAGGACGACCTCATCCATCAGCACTATCCTTTGGGAATCTCTGCCGGGCGCAAGAGTCTCATGAGCAGCCCTCAGAGTCCCCTCAAATCAGACTGCCAGCCCAACTCCCCGACAGAGTCCAGCAGCAGCAAGAACGCCGGCCTCTCCCACATTGGCGGAGGCCAAGTGACGCAAGGTACGCCAGACCCTAAGGCTCGCAACTGGAAGAAGTACAAGTTTATCGTGCTGAACCAAAGCGCGAAAGATGACGAGGCAGGGCTGAGGGATCCCGGGCTCCGCTCCCCGCAGCGCCTCAGCCTGCAGCCCTACATCCACCCTGGCGACTCCGAGAGCCTTGACGCTCAAGCCACGAGTAAGAGCAGCGACCACGGCGAGGACCTACCTGTGCCACAGGCCAGCCGTCTCAACAACATCATCAACAA TGCGCTCGAGGGGTCACTGAGGAACGGCGACACCCACCCTCCCCACTACCTGAACCGCCTCGGCTGCTCCACCTGCGGCTCTCAGTCCCCCCAACACTCCAACGTCTGTCCCAACAACCCCAGGTCACGCCTCTCCGAAGACATGACGGAGCTCCACTCAGAGTATTCAGACTCCAGTTGTG AAAACGGTACGTTCTTCTGTAACGAATGCGACTCCAAGTTTGCCGACGACGAAGCCCTGAAACAGCACATGCTTCAAGTCCACAGCGACAAGCCATACAAGTGTGACCGCTGTCAGGCCGCTTTCCGCTACAAGGGCAACCTCGCCAGCCACAAGACTGTCCACACAG gaGAGAAGCCGTATCGCTGTAACATCTGTGGTGCTCAGTTTAACAGACCAGCTAACCTCAAGACTCACACTCGCATCCACTCAGGGGAGAAGCCATACAAATGTGAGACGTGTGGAGCTCGTTTTGTACAG GTCGCTCATCTTCGTGCCCATGTGTTGATCCACACCGGTGAGAAGCCATACCCATGTGAGATCTGCGGAACACGCTTCCGTCACCTGCAGACGCTGAAAAGCCACCTGCGCATCCACACCGGAGAGAAACCCTACCAT TGTGAAAAATGCAACTTGCACTTCCGCCACAAGAGCCAGCTGCGGCTGCATCTCCGACAGAAGCACGGCGCCATCACCAACACCAAGATCCAGTACCGCATGTCCACAGCAGAAATACCTACCGACCTGACAAAGGCATGCTAG
- the bcl6 gene encoding B-cell lymphoma 6 protein isoform X3 has protein sequence MQEVSRKALPELDKMACAADSCIQFTRHASDVLLNLNRLRSRDILTDVTILVNRQQFRAHKTVLMACSGLFYTIFTDSHKCNLNAISLDPKVDPEGFAILLEFMYTSRLTLKESLIMSIMNTAIYLQMDHVVDTCHRFIKSSDPTAKLPRDEFLVSPLVLPQDVHAYRPHDIVDSLHSRLAPFRDGRPYGTNMFSSVSTPSNYHLYGQFPMPGFPFSLCKLTDAKNAFADLSKSGIHHKHCPPHDSVNGIRADYARALGTGSSGIIHSTTFASREIGRDDEIRKEGHEGQLIGLSSRKRTFPVLTLEHQKDLSKEHGSQAEDDLIHQHYPLGISAGRKSLMSSPQSPLKSDCQPNSPTESSSSKNAGLSHIGGGQVTQGTPDPKARNWKKYKFIVLNQSAKDDEAGLRDPGLRSPQRLSLQPYIHPGDSESLDAQATSKSSDHGEDLPVPQASRLNNIINNALEGSLRNGDTHPPHYLNRLGCSTCGSQSPQHSNVCPNNPRSRLSEDMTELHSEYSDSSCENGTFFCNECDSKFADDEALKQHMLQVHSDKPYKCDRCQAAFRYKGNLASHKTVHTGEKPYRCNICGAQFNRPANLKTHTRIHSGEKPYKCETCGARFVQVAHLRAHVLIHTGEKPYPCEICGTRFRHLQTLKSHLRIHTGEKPYHCEKCNLHFRHKSQLRLHLRQKHGAITNTKIQYRMSTAEIPTDLTKAC, from the exons AACTTGACAAAATGGCTTGTGCAGCAGACAGCTGCATACAGTTCACGCGCCACGCCAGTGATGTCCTCCTTAATCTGAACCGGCTGCGCAGCAGGGACATCCTCACAGATGTTACCATCCTGGTCAACAGACAGCAGTTTCGTGCACACAAGACTGTTCTCATGGCTTGCAG TGGGCTGTTTTACACCATCTTCACTGACTCCCACAAGTGCAACCTTAACGCCATCAGTCTGGACCCAAAGGTGGACCCAGAGGGCTTTGCCATATTGCTGGAGTTCATGTACACTTCCCGTCTCACACTAAAGGAAAGTCTCATCATGTCCATCATGAATACGGCCATCTATCTGCAGATGGACCACGTCGTGGACACTTGCCACAGATTTATCAAATCCAG TGATCCGACTGCCAAGCTGCCCAGAGATGAGTTTCTGGTCAGTCCGTTGGTGTTGCCTCAGGACGTCCACGCGTATCGACCCCATGATATTGTTGACAGCCTGCACAGCCGCCTGGCTCCGTTCAGGGACGGAAGGCCCTATGGCACAAACATGTTCAGCAGCGTCAGCACCCCCAGTAACTACCACCTCTACGGGCAGTTTCCCATGCCGGGATTCCCTTTCTCGCTCTGTAAGCTGACTGATGCCAAAAACGCTTTCGCTGACCTCTCAAAGAGCGGGATCCACCACAAACACTGTCCTCCTCACGACAGCGTCAATGGCATCAGGGCAGACTACGCCAGAGCTCTTGGTACCGGCTCCTCTGGCATTATTCACTCAACCACCTTTGCTTCCAGAGAAATAGGAAGAGACGATGAGATTAGGAAGGAGGGGCACGAGGGCCAGCTCATTGGCCTCAGCTCAAGAAAGCGCACATTCCCTGTGTTGACCCTTGAGCACCAGAAAGACTTGAGCAAAGAGCATGGTTCACAGGCAGAGGACGACCTCATCCATCAGCACTATCCTTTGGGAATCTCTGCCGGGCGCAAGAGTCTCATGAGCAGCCCTCAGAGTCCCCTCAAATCAGACTGCCAGCCCAACTCCCCGACAGAGTCCAGCAGCAGCAAGAACGCCGGCCTCTCCCACATTGGCGGAGGCCAAGTGACGCAAGGTACGCCAGACCCTAAGGCTCGCAACTGGAAGAAGTACAAGTTTATCGTGCTGAACCAAAGCGCGAAAGATGACGAGGCAGGGCTGAGGGATCCCGGGCTCCGCTCCCCGCAGCGCCTCAGCCTGCAGCCCTACATCCACCCTGGCGACTCCGAGAGCCTTGACGCTCAAGCCACGAGTAAGAGCAGCGACCACGGCGAGGACCTACCTGTGCCACAGGCCAGCCGTCTCAACAACATCATCAACAA TGCGCTCGAGGGGTCACTGAGGAACGGCGACACCCACCCTCCCCACTACCTGAACCGCCTCGGCTGCTCCACCTGCGGCTCTCAGTCCCCCCAACACTCCAACGTCTGTCCCAACAACCCCAGGTCACGCCTCTCCGAAGACATGACGGAGCTCCACTCAGAGTATTCAGACTCCAGTTGTG AAAACGGTACGTTCTTCTGTAACGAATGCGACTCCAAGTTTGCCGACGACGAAGCCCTGAAACAGCACATGCTTCAAGTCCACAGCGACAAGCCATACAAGTGTGACCGCTGTCAGGCCGCTTTCCGCTACAAGGGCAACCTCGCCAGCCACAAGACTGTCCACACAG gaGAGAAGCCGTATCGCTGTAACATCTGTGGTGCTCAGTTTAACAGACCAGCTAACCTCAAGACTCACACTCGCATCCACTCAGGGGAGAAGCCATACAAATGTGAGACGTGTGGAGCTCGTTTTGTACAG GTCGCTCATCTTCGTGCCCATGTGTTGATCCACACCGGTGAGAAGCCATACCCATGTGAGATCTGCGGAACACGCTTCCGTCACCTGCAGACGCTGAAAAGCCACCTGCGCATCCACACCGGAGAGAAACCCTACCAT TGTGAAAAATGCAACTTGCACTTCCGCCACAAGAGCCAGCTGCGGCTGCATCTCCGACAGAAGCACGGCGCCATCACCAACACCAAGATCCAGTACCGCATGTCCACAGCAGAAATACCTACCGACCTGACAAAGGCATGCTAG
- the lsm2 gene encoding U6 snRNA-associated Sm-like protein LSm2 codes for MLFYSFFKSLVGKDVVVELKNDLSICGTLHSVDQYLNIKLTDISVTDPEKYPHMLSVKNCFIRGSVVRYVQLPADEVDTQLLQDAARKEAMQQKQ; via the exons ATG CTTTTCTACTCGTTTTTCAAGTCTCTGGTGGGAAAGGACGTGGTGGTGGAGCTCAAAAACGACCTGAG CATCTGTGGAACGCTTCACTCTGTTGACCAG TACCTGAACATCAAGTTGACAGACATCAGCGTCACAGATCCAGAGAAATATCCACATATG CTGTCGGTGAAAAACTGCTTCATCCGTGGATCGGTGGTCCGGTACGTCCAGCTGCCGGCCGACGAGGTGGACACGCAGCTGCTCCAAGACGCGGCGCGAAAAGAAGCCATGCAGCAGAAGCAGTGA